In one window of Dehalococcoidia bacterium DNA:
- a CDS encoding GYD domain-containing protein — MAIYVVLSNLTDQGRKTIKSRPERIREVNKEIEAMGGKVLAQYAVLGPYDFINILEAANNEVMVRIAVELGSRATVQLMTLPAIKIDEFVSRVAP, encoded by the coding sequence TTGGCTATCTACGTGGTGCTCAGTAATCTGACCGATCAGGGTCGAAAGACGATAAAGAGCCGGCCGGAGCGGATCCGCGAAGTCAACAAAGAGATCGAGGCGATGGGCGGCAAGGTGCTGGCCCAGTACGCCGTTTTGGGCCCCTACGACTTCATCAACATCCTGGAGGCGGCGAACAACGAGGTGATGGTCCGGATCGCCGTCGAGCTGGGGTCGCGGGCGACGGTGCAGCTCATGACGCTGCCCGCGATCAAGATCGACGAGTTCGTTTCCCGCGTCGCGCCGTAG
- a CDS encoding OB-fold domain-containing protein, translated as MAGIRSAGAYIPKYRLGKETAGWRAPGEKAVANFDEDSVTMAVAAGADCLRGIDRAEVDSILFATTTPPYLEKQNAALIATALDLRNDISSADIANVLRAGTTAVKIALESVNAGSAKNVLVVAADSRLAVPRDPMEPAIGDGAAALLISKDGVFAEITASHHVTDSMLDVWRARDDTFVRSWEDRFVIEEGLLRVLPQAVGAFMEKSGLKPADFSKAVYYSNDARRHAQLARQMGFKEEQVQDPMYGVVGNTGVAFPLMLLVAALEEAKSGDRLLLAGYGDGADVFSIEVKRGADGSKNGWRGVKKHVESKRLLKTYDEYARWRELMTTAAARRPPLPTPSVSALWRETDKNIRLHASRCKSCGYLQYPPQRVCIKCMTRDSFEPVRLSDKKAEIFTYSMDYVAGTPDVPLVVTVVNFEGGGRMICMMTDREVEEVRVGLPVEMSFRKLHTVGGVHNYYWKSTPVRA; from the coding sequence ATGGCAGGAATCAGGTCTGCGGGAGCATATATTCCCAAGTACCGTTTGGGAAAGGAGACCGCGGGCTGGCGCGCCCCCGGCGAAAAAGCGGTCGCCAACTTCGACGAAGACAGCGTGACCATGGCCGTCGCCGCCGGGGCCGACTGCCTCCGCGGTATCGATAGGGCGGAGGTCGACAGCATCCTCTTCGCCACCACGACGCCTCCCTATCTGGAGAAGCAGAACGCCGCCCTCATCGCCACCGCGCTCGACCTGCGCAATGACATATCGAGCGCGGACATCGCGAACGTGCTGCGAGCCGGCACCACGGCGGTGAAGATCGCCCTCGAGAGCGTGAACGCGGGCTCGGCGAAGAACGTCCTCGTCGTTGCCGCCGACTCTCGGCTCGCCGTGCCGCGCGACCCCATGGAGCCCGCCATCGGCGACGGCGCCGCTGCCCTGCTCATCTCGAAGGACGGCGTCTTTGCCGAAATCACCGCTAGCCATCACGTGACCGACAGCATGCTCGACGTCTGGCGCGCCCGCGACGACACGTTCGTCCGTTCGTGGGAAGACCGCTTTGTCATCGAAGAGGGGCTTTTGCGCGTTTTGCCGCAGGCCGTCGGCGCCTTCATGGAAAAGAGCGGCCTCAAGCCTGCGGACTTCTCCAAGGCCGTCTACTACTCGAACGACGCCCGCCGCCACGCCCAGCTCGCGCGGCAGATGGGCTTCAAGGAGGAGCAGGTCCAGGACCCGATGTACGGCGTCGTCGGGAACACGGGCGTCGCCTTCCCCCTCATGCTGCTGGTCGCCGCGCTGGAGGAAGCGAAATCCGGTGACAGGCTGCTCCTCGCAGGCTACGGCGACGGCGCCGACGTCTTCTCGATCGAGGTGAAACGCGGCGCGGACGGCTCGAAGAATGGATGGCGCGGCGTCAAGAAACACGTGGAGTCGAAGCGCCTCCTCAAGACGTACGATGAGTACGCGCGCTGGCGCGAACTGATGACGACGGCAGCCGCGCGCCGGCCGCCCCTTCCCACGCCGTCCGTTTCCGCCCTCTGGCGCGAGACCGACAAGAACATCCGCCTGCACGCTTCGCGCTGCAAGAGCTGCGGCTACCTCCAGTACCCGCCGCAGCGCGTCTGCATCAAGTGCATGACCAGGGACAGCTTCGAGCCGGTAAGACTCTCCGATAAGAAGGCGGAGATATTCACCTATTCGATGGACTACGTGGCCGGTACGCCGGACGTCCCCCTCGTCGTCACCGTCGTCAACTTCGAGGGCGGCGGACGGATGATCTGCATGATGACGGACCGCGAGGTCGAAGAGGTGCGGGTGGGCTTGCCCGTCGAGATGAGCTTCCGAAAGCTGCACACCGTCGGCGGCGTCCACAACTACTACTGGAAGTCGACGCCCGTAAGGGCATAG
- a CDS encoding acetyl-CoA acetyltransferase, translated as MMEGIKDRVAIVGMGCTRFGERWDVDGIDLLVEACYEAYEDAGIEPKDIQAAWFGTVGSFSTGQPLATATKLNYIPITRVENACATATDAFRNAAYAVAAGIYDIVLAAGVEKLKDTGFTGLSGAAAAGSNVDPPVPPPSQFALAATRYFHHYGIPYEEGKKTLAQIAVKNHQNGALNPKAHLRREITIEDALKAPMIAWPLGLFDCCGVSDGGAAAIITRPEIAKSMRSDYVLVKGIGLAVSGMQGILQDDYDFVHFPESVNAARQAYAEAGIKDPRQEIDLAEVHDCFTITELIIYEDLGFSARGKAPEDVAAGSFTLREGDLPVNPDGGLKCFGHPIGASGLRMIYEVYKQIQGKAGERQLKKADIGLTHNLGGRPGSFTCSVAIFGR; from the coding sequence ATCATGGAAGGGATCAAAGACAGAGTAGCCATCGTCGGCATGGGCTGCACGAGGTTCGGCGAGCGCTGGGACGTGGACGGCATCGACCTGCTGGTCGAGGCCTGCTATGAGGCGTACGAGGACGCGGGCATCGAGCCGAAAGACATCCAGGCCGCCTGGTTCGGGACGGTGGGAAGCTTCAGCACCGGACAACCCCTGGCGACGGCGACGAAGCTGAACTACATCCCCATCACCCGCGTAGAGAACGCCTGCGCCACCGCCACCGACGCCTTCCGCAACGCCGCCTACGCGGTCGCCGCGGGCATCTACGACATCGTGCTCGCCGCGGGCGTCGAAAAGCTGAAGGACACCGGGTTCACCGGCCTCTCGGGCGCCGCTGCCGCCGGCTCCAACGTCGACCCGCCGGTGCCGCCGCCGTCGCAGTTCGCGCTCGCCGCCACGCGCTACTTCCACCACTACGGCATTCCCTACGAAGAGGGGAAGAAGACGCTGGCCCAGATAGCGGTGAAGAACCACCAGAACGGCGCGCTGAACCCCAAGGCCCACCTGCGCCGCGAGATCACCATCGAAGACGCCCTCAAGGCGCCGATGATCGCCTGGCCGCTGGGCCTGTTCGACTGCTGCGGCGTGAGCGACGGCGGGGCCGCTGCCATCATCACCCGGCCGGAGATCGCGAAGAGCATGCGATCAGACTACGTGCTGGTGAAGGGCATCGGGCTGGCCGTCAGCGGAATGCAGGGTATCCTTCAGGACGACTACGATTTCGTCCACTTCCCCGAGAGCGTGAACGCCGCCAGACAGGCGTACGCTGAGGCTGGAATCAAAGACCCGCGGCAGGAGATCGACCTCGCGGAAGTGCACGACTGCTTCACCATCACCGAGCTGATCATCTACGAGGACCTGGGGTTCAGCGCCCGCGGCAAGGCGCCGGAGGATGTCGCTGCGGGCTCGTTCACGCTGCGCGAAGGCGACCTGCCGGTCAACCCGGACGGCGGCCTCAAGTGCTTTGGCCATCCTATCGGCGCCAGCGGCCTGCGCATGATCTACGAAGTGTATAAACAAATACAGGGGAAAGCCGGTGAACGCCAGCTAAAGAAGGCCGATATCGGGCTGACGCACAATCTCGGCGGACGCCCCGGCTCGTTCACCTGCTCGGTGGCCATCTTCGGCCGCTAG
- a CDS encoding AMP-binding protein codes for MAQMTIPAMFEEAVRRHERKAAFQMKVGREYRELTYGDLYRRARAFASGLVALGMRPGDRVGLVAENGFEWVTAYLGLSMAGGVGVPVYYELKPPEIEDALKRAEARFVVTSAKVLPKIPERLSELETVFVIGDGAAAVEARSSLVGFLYRRPRARLLPFEAVAEQATPESDTALAAIGIKPEDLASIVYTSGTTGGAKGVMLTHGNFVSNVSGVPQIMPVGERDKILLLLPLHHAYPFTVEFLLPLAVGATVVIENDLVRVRDRLSETHPTVFAGVPALFDIMLRAIRSQAEAQGRGQIFQRGLDLVARVKERTGINIGHLVFRELHARLGGRLRFMASGGAALSPDTARTYYKLGLLLLQGWGLTETSPIITGQRFYPSRFRLTNYYEKQLGSVGKPLPAVDVTLIDVPEKEIYVLLHDEGELTVRGPNVTPGYWKAEPETRAAKIGEWLRTGDVGRIDKDGNVFITGRSKYVIVLESGEKVHPDEVEGLLQTSPLIEDVAVVGRNVRGKTQVSCVVYPNYAAVSERLAGNGQSVDERTVREIVTSEIDRLEETIAPYKRTVDCTLTDSPLPKTALRKVARELLSESYSFDVKRWQESSASLSLT; via the coding sequence ATGGCGCAAATGACAATCCCTGCGATGTTCGAGGAAGCGGTCCGCCGCCACGAAAGGAAAGCGGCGTTCCAGATGAAGGTAGGCAGGGAGTACAGGGAACTCACGTACGGCGATCTTTACCGGCGGGCCCGCGCGTTTGCCTCCGGACTCGTCGCCCTGGGAATGAGGCCCGGCGACAGGGTGGGCCTGGTGGCCGAGAACGGCTTCGAGTGGGTGACCGCCTACCTCGGGCTGTCGATGGCCGGCGGCGTCGGCGTGCCGGTGTACTACGAACTGAAGCCGCCCGAGATCGAAGACGCCCTCAAGCGCGCCGAGGCCCGATTTGTCGTTACCTCCGCGAAGGTGCTTCCCAAGATCCCCGAGCGGCTGTCCGAGCTGGAGACCGTCTTCGTCATCGGCGACGGCGCCGCCGCGGTCGAAGCACGGTCATCACTCGTCGGCTTCCTCTACCGCCGTCCCCGCGCGCGTCTGCTGCCCTTCGAGGCGGTAGCGGAGCAGGCCACGCCCGAAAGCGACACCGCCCTCGCTGCTATCGGCATCAAGCCGGAAGACCTCGCGTCCATCGTCTACACCTCCGGCACGACCGGCGGCGCCAAGGGCGTGATGCTCACCCACGGCAACTTCGTCTCGAACGTGAGCGGAGTCCCGCAGATCATGCCGGTCGGCGAGAGGGACAAGATCCTGCTTCTTCTGCCCCTCCATCACGCATATCCGTTCACCGTCGAATTCCTCCTCCCCCTTGCGGTGGGAGCGACGGTGGTCATTGAAAACGACCTCGTGCGCGTCCGCGACCGCCTCTCGGAGACGCATCCCACCGTTTTCGCCGGCGTCCCGGCGTTGTTCGACATCATGCTGCGCGCCATACGGAGCCAGGCGGAGGCGCAGGGCCGCGGGCAGATATTCCAGCGCGGCCTCGACCTTGTGGCGCGGGTCAAAGAGCGCACGGGCATAAACATCGGCCATCTCGTCTTCCGCGAGCTGCACGCGCGGCTGGGCGGCCGCCTGCGCTTCATGGCCAGCGGCGGCGCTGCCCTCAGCCCCGACACGGCGCGGACTTACTACAAGCTCGGCCTCCTCTTGCTCCAGGGATGGGGTCTGACCGAGACCTCACCCATTATCACCGGCCAGCGCTTTTACCCCAGCAGGTTCAGGCTGACCAACTACTATGAGAAACAGCTCGGATCTGTGGGCAAGCCCCTCCCCGCGGTCGACGTTACCCTCATAGACGTGCCGGAAAAGGAAATATACGTCCTCCTGCACGACGAAGGCGAGCTCACCGTCCGTGGCCCAAACGTGACCCCGGGCTACTGGAAGGCGGAGCCGGAGACGCGCGCCGCCAAGATCGGAGAGTGGCTCCGAACAGGCGACGTGGGCCGGATCGACAAGGACGGCAACGTGTTCATCACCGGGCGCAGCAAGTACGTCATAGTCCTCGAATCCGGCGAAAAGGTCCACCCCGACGAGGTGGAAGGCCTTCTCCAGACAAGCCCCCTCATCGAGGACGTCGCGGTCGTCGGCCGTAACGTGAGGGGAAAGACGCAGGTATCGTGCGTCGTCTACCCGAATTACGCCGCGGTCAGCGAGCGGCTGGCCGGCAATGGGCAGTCCGTGGACGAGAGGACGGTGCGGGAGATCGTGACGTCGGAGATCGATCGGCTGGAAGAGACGATAGCCCCCTACAAGCGCACCGTCGACTGCACCCTCACGGACTCGCCCCTGCCCAAGACGGCGCTGCGAAAAGTGGCCCGCGAACTGCTCTCGGAGAGCTACTCTTTCGACGTGAAGCGCTGGCAGGAGAGCAGCGCGAGCCTCAGCCTTACATAA
- a CDS encoding GYD domain-containing protein has translation MGIYVMLTTLTDEGRKTVKNKPERIKEVNSEVEAMGARVLAQYATLGPYDFVNVIDAADNEMVARISVELGARGTLQLMTMPAIPVDSFIERIKR, from the coding sequence ATGGGAATCTACGTCATGCTCACGACTCTGACCGATGAGGGCCGCAAGACGGTCAAGAACAAGCCGGAGCGGATCAAGGAGGTGAACAGCGAGGTCGAGGCGATGGGGGCGAGGGTGCTGGCGCAATACGCCACCCTGGGGCCGTACGACTTCGTCAACGTGATCGACGCGGCGGACAACGAGATGGTGGCGCGCATCTCTGTTGAGCTGGGGGCGCGCGGCACGCTTCAGCTCATGACGATGCCCGCCATCCCCGTCGACAGCTTCATCGAGCGGATCAAGCGCTAG
- the serS gene encoding serine--tRNA ligase, which yields MLSLQFIRENPETVRKALIDRGMQDGLDQILDVDRKRRELLVEIEALKAERNAGGRRVGAARDEAERSKLIEEMRRVSEEISAREPHVKEIEERLNGLLQELPNIPSANTPVGEGEEQNVIVRTEGEPPPFDFEPRPHWELGERLGIIDFERGARMSGSRFYVLIDAGARLERALIAWMLDLHREQGYREVYPPFIVREETMWASGQLPKFRDNLYHDVEDDVWLVPTAEVPLTSLHRDEIMEPGVLPLRYVAYTPCFRREKMSAGRDVRGIKRGHQFDKVEMYKFCQPELSDEELQAMVRDAEAVCRGLGLRFRVKQLCTGDLGFSAAEAYDVDVWAPGSGEWLEVSTCSNCTDYQARRANIRFRREKGARPEFVHTLNGSGLGLPRTLAAVMETHQQRDGSIVVPEALRPYLGGLQVIAKA from the coding sequence ATGCTGAGTCTGCAGTTCATCCGTGAGAACCCGGAGACGGTGCGCAAGGCGCTCATCGACCGCGGCATGCAAGACGGCCTCGACCAGATACTCGACGTCGACAGAAAGCGGCGCGAGCTGCTGGTCGAGATCGAGGCGCTGAAGGCGGAGCGCAACGCCGGCGGCAGGCGCGTCGGCGCCGCGCGCGACGAGGCGGAACGCAGCAAGCTGATCGAGGAAATGCGCCGGGTATCGGAGGAGATTAGCGCCCGCGAGCCACACGTGAAAGAGATCGAGGAGCGGCTCAACGGCCTGTTGCAGGAGCTACCGAACATCCCCAGCGCTAATACGCCCGTCGGCGAAGGCGAGGAGCAGAACGTCATCGTCCGCACCGAGGGCGAGCCGCCGCCGTTCGACTTCGAGCCGCGGCCCCACTGGGAGTTGGGCGAGCGCCTGGGCATCATCGATTTCGAGCGCGGCGCCAGGATGTCGGGCTCGCGCTTCTACGTGCTGATAGACGCGGGAGCGCGGCTCGAGCGCGCCCTCATCGCCTGGATGCTCGACCTGCACCGCGAGCAGGGCTACAGGGAGGTCTATCCGCCATTCATCGTGCGGGAGGAGACGATGTGGGCCTCCGGCCAGCTCCCCAAGTTCCGCGACAACCTGTACCACGACGTGGAGGACGACGTCTGGCTCGTTCCTACGGCCGAGGTGCCGCTGACCAGCCTCCACCGCGACGAGATCATGGAGCCGGGTGTGCTGCCGCTGCGCTACGTCGCCTACACGCCCTGCTTCCGCCGCGAGAAGATGAGCGCCGGCCGGGATGTGCGCGGGATCAAGCGCGGCCACCAGTTCGACAAGGTGGAGATGTACAAGTTCTGTCAGCCCGAGCTATCGGACGAGGAGTTGCAGGCGATGGTGCGCGACGCCGAAGCCGTCTGCCGCGGACTGGGTCTGCGCTTCCGGGTGAAGCAGCTCTGCACGGGCGACCTGGGCTTCAGCGCCGCTGAGGCCTACGACGTGGACGTGTGGGCGCCCGGCTCCGGCGAGTGGCTCGAGGTGAGCACCTGCTCCAACTGCACCGATTACCAGGCCCGACGCGCGAACATCCGCTTCCGCCGCGAGAAAGGGGCGCGCCCCGAGTTCGTGCATACGCTGAATGGATCGGGGCTGGGCTTGCCGCGGACGCTGGCGGCGGTGATGGAGACGCACCAGCAGCGTGACGGCTCAATCGTCGTGCCGGAGGCGCTGCGCCCCTACCTGGGCGGCCTGCAAGTCATAGCAAAGGCTTAG
- a CDS encoding DUF1786 family protein, which yields MKILAVDTGTGTQDILLFDTSDPVENSVKLVVPSPTLRVAEQIRRATHQKQPILFTGVTMGGGPSRWELERHLQAGLAAFATPDAAHTFDDDLEEVERMGVQVVGEDEVNRLWWAAQIGMRDLDLEGLREALARLGVDTGIDGAALACLDHGAAPPGYSDRLFRFEHMRRVVEANNDLLAFAFKPEEVPEYLTRARALLASVDADVPLVFLDTAPAAALGALQDPLVAQAEEQLVLNLGNSHALAFHLRGTHIFSLFEHHTGLLSREDVESMAERLLAGTLRHEDVFEGNGHGVYYADQPDGGDPFVAVTGPQRGKLRGSRLAPHFAVPHGDMMLSGCFGLLEAFAARYAEHREEVEAALRPETT from the coding sequence ATGAAGATTCTCGCCGTCGACACAGGCACCGGGACACAGGACATTCTTCTGTTCGACACCTCGGACCCCGTCGAAAATAGCGTCAAGCTGGTCGTGCCCAGCCCGACGCTACGGGTGGCGGAACAGATACGCCGGGCGACGCACCAGAAACAGCCCATCCTCTTCACCGGCGTGACCATGGGCGGGGGCCCCTCGCGCTGGGAGCTGGAACGGCACCTTCAGGCGGGCCTCGCCGCCTTCGCGACACCCGACGCCGCCCACACTTTCGACGACGACCTGGAAGAGGTGGAGCGTATGGGCGTACAGGTGGTCGGCGAGGACGAGGTCAACCGGCTGTGGTGGGCGGCGCAGATCGGGATGCGCGACCTCGACCTCGAAGGGCTGCGGGAGGCGCTCGCGCGCCTGGGCGTGGACACCGGCATCGACGGCGCGGCCCTCGCCTGCCTCGATCACGGCGCCGCGCCACCCGGCTACTCCGACCGTCTGTTCCGCTTCGAGCACATGCGCCGCGTCGTTGAGGCCAACAACGACCTGCTGGCGTTCGCTTTCAAGCCGGAGGAGGTTCCGGAGTACTTGACCCGCGCCCGCGCCCTCCTCGCCAGCGTCGACGCGGACGTGCCGCTGGTCTTTCTCGATACCGCGCCAGCGGCGGCGCTGGGCGCCCTCCAGGACCCGCTTGTCGCGCAGGCGGAAGAGCAGCTCGTGCTCAACCTGGGCAATTCCCACGCCCTCGCGTTCCACCTGCGCGGCACGCACATCTTCAGCCTCTTCGAGCACCATACGGGCCTGCTCAGCCGCGAAGACGTGGAGTCGATGGCGGAGCGCCTTCTGGCGGGGACGCTGCGCCACGAGGATGTGTTCGAGGGCAACGGACACGGTGTGTACTACGCCGACCAGCCGGACGGCGGCGACCCGTTTGTTGCGGTGACGGGGCCGCAGAGGGGGAAGCTGCGGGGGAGCCGGCTGGCCCCGCACTTTGCCGTCCCGCACGGCGACATGATGCTCTCCGGCTGCTTCGGGCTGCTGGAAGCGTTTGCCGCCAGGTACGCCGAGCACCGGGAAGAGGTGGAAGCGGCGCTCCGGCCGGAAACGACCTGA
- a CDS encoding HD domain-containing phosphohydrolase, with protein MFRWQGLDGKATISASDDGRIIETLADVLPRRMRLQIEALFEQWERDLDSRDNYSGAHSQLAAQHALALARRLQLSTDLIGGLWVAGHVYDLGKIALPPNLLTKEGPLSDAELFALRSHVSIGYDLLRDWDILRSCPRWLHDLVLEVVLFHHERWDGGGYLKGKHGDEIPLHARIMAIADAFTAMILDSPYRHARTPKVALEEIAEKAGEQFDPYLVQQFIRAVRLGQQYPGIVSLDGKKSTA; from the coding sequence ATGTTTCGCTGGCAAGGGTTAGACGGCAAAGCTACGATCTCTGCTTCGGATGATGGGCGCATTATCGAGACGCTCGCTGATGTCCTTCCCCGCCGCATGCGTCTCCAGATCGAGGCGCTCTTCGAGCAGTGGGAACGCGATCTGGACAGCAGGGACAACTATTCGGGAGCGCATTCGCAACTGGCGGCCCAGCACGCCCTCGCCCTGGCGCGCCGGCTGCAGCTCTCAACCGACCTGATCGGCGGCCTGTGGGTGGCAGGCCACGTATATGACCTCGGCAAGATCGCCCTGCCGCCGAACCTCTTGACAAAGGAGGGGCCGCTCTCAGACGCGGAGCTTTTCGCGCTGCGTTCCCACGTTTCCATCGGCTACGACCTGCTTCGCGATTGGGACATCCTGCGCTCCTGCCCTCGCTGGCTGCACGACCTGGTGCTGGAAGTCGTGCTGTTCCACCACGAACGATGGGACGGCGGCGGCTATCTCAAGGGGAAGCACGGCGACGAAATCCCGCTGCACGCGCGCATAATGGCGATAGCGGACGCCTTCACAGCAATGATCCTCGATTCCCCCTACCGTCATGCGCGGACCCCCAAGGTGGCGCTGGAAGAGATCGCGGAGAAAGCGGGCGAGCAGTTCGACCCTTATCTCGTGCAGCAGTTTATCCGCGCCGTGCGGCTCGGTCAGCAGTACCCGGGCATCGTGTCCCTCGATGGGAAGAAGTCGACGGCGTAG
- a CDS encoding CoA-binding protein produces MEEGKHPLDFVFHPRSIAIVGVSSRPRDWGGGNMFLRMQLNAGFHGPVYPVNPNVDEVMGLKCYPSLTAIPGPVDHVISSIPAAGVLDLMDDAAAKKVRCVHFFTAGFRETGDPERIELERKVLEKARAAGIRIVGPNCMGIYCPASGITFGMDFPKEPGDVAFISQSGLNGEDFIHHAAVLGVRFSKAVSYGNAVDLDESDFFEYCAADPETKIITAYIEGVKDGPRFRRALMAASAAKPVIILKGGLTSAGSRAADSHTGSMAGSPQVWDALCKQARVISAESLEELADLAVTFARFPRPAGRGLAVIVVGGGASVMISDRAEKMGLPLPEISSEVQAELRKFTPLAGTSIRNPLDTVALEDKDGLNQTVNIVARSPGIHAVLILPRLDWGIDRADDLEAFVRGNVDRFAESARRSKIPVALALRAPDEPKTMAALRLFFRFAAEAGIATYPDFPRALNAIAKFIAWHEDRDDG; encoded by the coding sequence ATGGAAGAAGGTAAGCACCCTCTCGACTTCGTGTTTCATCCACGCTCGATCGCTATCGTCGGCGTGTCCAGCAGGCCGCGCGATTGGGGTGGCGGCAATATGTTCCTCCGCATGCAGCTCAATGCCGGCTTCCACGGTCCCGTGTACCCCGTCAACCCGAACGTCGATGAGGTCATGGGCCTCAAATGCTACCCCTCGCTTACAGCTATCCCCGGCCCCGTCGATCACGTCATCTCCAGCATCCCCGCAGCGGGCGTCCTCGACCTCATGGACGACGCCGCCGCCAAGAAGGTGCGCTGCGTCCACTTCTTCACCGCCGGCTTCCGCGAGACCGGCGACCCGGAGCGCATCGAGCTCGAGCGCAAGGTGCTGGAGAAAGCGCGGGCCGCGGGGATCAGGATCGTCGGGCCGAACTGCATGGGCATCTATTGCCCCGCGTCAGGGATCACGTTCGGCATGGACTTCCCGAAGGAGCCGGGCGACGTAGCCTTCATCTCGCAGAGCGGGCTCAACGGCGAGGACTTCATCCATCATGCCGCCGTCCTGGGCGTCCGCTTCAGCAAGGCCGTCAGCTACGGCAATGCCGTCGATCTGGATGAGAGCGACTTCTTTGAGTACTGCGCCGCCGACCCCGAGACGAAGATAATCACCGCCTACATCGAGGGCGTCAAAGACGGGCCGCGATTCCGCCGCGCTCTCATGGCTGCTTCGGCGGCGAAACCCGTCATCATCCTCAAAGGCGGGCTTACCAGTGCGGGCAGCCGCGCCGCCGATTCGCACACGGGCAGTATGGCGGGCTCGCCGCAGGTGTGGGATGCCCTGTGCAAGCAGGCGCGCGTCATCAGCGCGGAGAGCTTGGAGGAGCTGGCCGACCTTGCCGTCACCTTCGCGCGTTTCCCGAGGCCGGCCGGCCGCGGCCTTGCCGTCATCGTCGTCGGCGGCGGCGCCAGCGTCATGATCTCCGACCGCGCCGAAAAGATGGGCCTGCCGCTTCCCGAAATATCGAGCGAAGTGCAAGCGGAGCTCCGCAAGTTCACACCCCTTGCCGGCACAAGCATCCGCAACCCTCTCGACACCGTCGCTCTCGAAGACAAAGACGGCCTCAACCAGACCGTAAACATCGTCGCCCGCTCGCCGGGCATCCACGCCGTCCTGATCCTTCCTCGTCTTGACTGGGGGATTGACCGTGCGGACGACCTCGAAGCGTTTGTGAGGGGAAACGTGGACAGGTTTGCCGAGTCTGCGCGCCGGAGCAAGATTCCAGTCGCGCTCGCCCTTCGGGCCCCGGACGAACCCAAGACAATGGCCGCGCTCCGGCTCTTCTTCCGCTTTGCCGCAGAGGCGGGGATCGCGACCTATCCCGACTTCCCGCGCGCGCTGAACGCTATCGCCAAGTTCATCGCCTGGCATGAGGACCGCGACGACGGCTAG
- the hpt gene encoding hypoxanthine phosphoribosyltransferase, with product MKGEIEPTPADATDIEKARPTVFAHASEEEFAKILDFYGISWQYEPRTFPLRTEEDRVTEAFTPDFYLPDIDTYIELTTLRQGLMTDKHRKVRLMRQLYPHTKIKLLNKRDYLRLLAKYGFGPPSSKSIERIERVLISAPQLKRRVSELGAQITKDYRGKTPLLVGVLKGVTCFMADLMRQISLPLAVDFMAISSYENESGTSVRILKDLDENVEGRDVLVVEDIIDTGMTLNYLLGYLEAHRPASLKVCTLLDRRARRLVDIPIAYVGFEIPDEFVIGYGLDYHQLYRNLSFIATLKPPQQP from the coding sequence ATGAAGGGCGAAATCGAACCGACGCCGGCCGACGCGACAGACATCGAGAAGGCCCGACCGACTGTGTTTGCGCACGCCAGCGAAGAGGAGTTCGCGAAGATACTCGACTTCTACGGCATAAGCTGGCAGTACGAACCGCGGACATTCCCCCTTCGGACCGAAGAAGACCGCGTGACGGAAGCGTTCACCCCCGATTTCTATCTGCCCGACATCGATACGTATATTGAGCTGACGACGCTCCGGCAGGGGCTGATGACGGATAAGCACCGCAAGGTCCGCCTCATGCGCCAGCTCTACCCGCACACGAAAATAAAGCTGCTGAATAAGCGCGACTACCTGCGGCTCCTGGCGAAGTACGGCTTCGGTCCGCCCTCCTCGAAGAGCATCGAGCGCATCGAGCGGGTGCTCATCAGCGCGCCTCAGCTCAAGCGCCGCGTCAGCGAGCTGGGGGCCCAGATCACGAAGGACTATCGCGGCAAGACGCCGCTGCTCGTGGGCGTCCTCAAGGGGGTTACCTGCTTCATGGCCGACCTCATGCGCCAGATATCGCTTCCCCTTGCCGTCGATTTCATGGCGATATCATCTTACGAGAACGAGAGCGGGACGTCGGTGCGCATACTGAAGGACCTGGACGAGAACGTCGAGGGGCGCGATGTGCTGGTCGTGGAGGACATCATCGACACGGGGATGACGCTGAACTACCTGCTGGGCTATTTAGAGGCGCATCGCCCGGCCAGCCTGAAGGTGTGCACTTTGCTCGACCGCAGGGCGCGGCGGCTGGTGGACATCCCCATAGCGTACGTAGGCTTTGAGATACCGGACGAGTTTGTCATCGGGTACGGCCTCGATTACCACCAGCTCTACCGCAACCTGTCGTTCATCGCCACCCTCAAGCCGCCGCAGCAGCCCTAG